Proteins encoded within one genomic window of Nordella sp. HKS 07:
- a CDS encoding Lrp/AsnC family transcriptional regulator has protein sequence MKLDDIDLRIVRALQMDGRMPVQELADKVGLSASPCARRVRNLEKAGIIKGYAAVIDPAKVGLPISVFASVKLERQREEELDRFAQAISRWPEVVDCFLMTGQRDYLMRIVVSDLEAYERFLKEKLTRLDGVASIESSFALGEVKRSHALPVK, from the coding sequence ATGAAATTGGATGATATCGACCTTAGGATCGTGCGCGCTTTGCAGATGGACGGGCGCATGCCGGTGCAGGAACTTGCCGACAAGGTCGGACTCTCGGCCTCGCCTTGCGCCAGGCGCGTGCGCAATCTGGAGAAGGCCGGCATCATCAAGGGATATGCGGCGGTCATCGATCCCGCCAAGGTCGGCCTGCCGATCAGCGTTTTCGCCTCCGTCAAGCTCGAGCGCCAGCGCGAGGAGGAACTCGACCGCTTCGCCCAGGCGATCTCGCGCTGGCCGGAAGTGGTCGACTGCTTCCTCATGACCGGGCAGCGTGATTATCTGATGCGCATCGTGGTGAGCGACCTCGAGGCCTATGAGCGCTTTCTCAAAGAGAAGCTCACGCGGCTCGACGGCGTCGCCTCGATCGAATCGAGCTTCGCGCTCGGCGAGGTGAAGCGCTCGCATGCGCTGCCGGTGAAGTGA
- a CDS encoding transketolase, with amino-acid sequence MTDPRLALLSDLERKVLWLSTWTIHNANNIRSKSDGLKIGGHQASSASLATIMTALYFAVLKPEDRVAVKPHASPIFHAIQYLFGNQTREKLEAFRAWHGAQSYPSRTKDVDDVDFSTGSVGLGVAQTLFSSLVQDYVRAKGWAAERPEGRMVALIGDAEMDEGNIFEALLEGWKHGLRNTWWIVDYNRQSLDAVVREGLWQRFESIFRNFGWDVVILKYGRLLDEAFAEPGGERLRAWIDACPNQLYSALTFQGGAAWRKRLLDDIGDQGPLSQLIERRSDADLARLMTNLGGHDLPSLLEAFAAAQTHDRPVCFISYTIKGFGLPLAGHKDNHAGLMTTAQTEALRETMQVRPGHEWEPFEGLATPVPALEYFLKEAPFNRKGTRRFVSPRIEVPAEITTAQPATTSTQAGFGQLLNEIGKSDSDLARRIVTTSPDVTVSTNLGAWVNRRGLFARTEMADTFKKERIASTFAWEFSPQGQHFELGIAEMNLFIMLSALGLSHSINGERLIPVGTLYDPFIERGLDALNYACYQDARFILAATPSGITLAPEGGAHQSIATPLIGMAQDGLASFEPAFVDELAVILRFAFDYVQRSGEAEVDETTWLRDAVGGSIYLRLSTRPIEQPTRAMTPELAEGIVNGGYWMRKPGPNAQVVVAYTGCLAPEAIEAVGLMAEDRRDVGLLAVTSADRLNAGWTAAQRAREHGLVHAKSHIERLLAEVPSHCPLVTVIDGHPATLAWLGAVHGHRTRSLGVEHFGQTGTIADLYRHYGIDVNGIVAAAQAVSPGRPIRQLKLMS; translated from the coding sequence ATGACCGATCCCCGCTTAGCCCTTTTGTCCGATCTCGAGCGCAAGGTCCTCTGGCTCTCCACCTGGACCATTCACAATGCCAATAATATCCGCTCCAAGTCCGACGGCTTGAAGATCGGCGGCCACCAGGCCTCTTCCGCCTCGCTCGCCACCATCATGACGGCGCTCTATTTCGCGGTGCTGAAGCCGGAAGACCGTGTCGCCGTCAAGCCGCATGCGAGCCCGATCTTCCACGCCATCCAGTATCTCTTCGGCAACCAGACGCGCGAGAAGCTGGAAGCCTTCCGCGCCTGGCATGGCGCCCAGTCCTATCCGTCCCGCACCAAGGACGTGGACGATGTCGACTTCTCGACCGGCTCGGTGGGCCTGGGTGTCGCGCAAACGCTCTTCTCGTCCCTGGTGCAGGACTATGTGCGCGCCAAGGGCTGGGCGGCCGAGCGTCCCGAAGGGCGCATGGTGGCGCTGATCGGCGATGCCGAGATGGATGAAGGCAATATCTTCGAGGCGCTGCTCGAAGGCTGGAAACATGGCCTGCGCAACACCTGGTGGATCGTCGACTACAACCGGCAGAGTCTCGACGCGGTGGTGCGCGAGGGTCTGTGGCAGCGATTCGAATCGATCTTCCGCAATTTCGGCTGGGATGTCGTCATCCTCAAATATGGCCGGCTTCTGGACGAGGCTTTCGCGGAGCCGGGCGGCGAGCGCCTGCGCGCCTGGATCGATGCCTGTCCCAATCAGCTTTATTCGGCGCTGACCTTCCAGGGCGGTGCCGCCTGGCGCAAGCGATTGCTCGACGATATCGGCGATCAGGGGCCGCTCTCGCAATTGATCGAGCGGCGTTCCGATGCCGACCTGGCACGCCTCATGACCAATCTCGGCGGCCATGACCTGCCCTCGCTGCTCGAGGCTTTCGCGGCGGCGCAGACGCACGACCGGCCGGTCTGCTTCATCTCTTATACGATCAAGGGCTTCGGCCTGCCGCTCGCCGGCCACAAGGACAATCATGCCGGGCTGATGACGACGGCGCAGACGGAAGCCTTGCGCGAAACGATGCAGGTCAGGCCCGGCCATGAATGGGAGCCCTTTGAAGGTCTGGCGACACCGGTTCCGGCTCTCGAGTATTTTCTCAAAGAGGCGCCGTTCAATCGCAAGGGTACGCGCCGTTTCGTGAGCCCGCGCATCGAGGTGCCGGCCGAGATCACGACGGCGCAGCCCGCCACCACCTCGACGCAAGCGGGCTTCGGCCAGCTTCTGAACGAGATCGGCAAGAGCGACAGCGATCTGGCGCGTCGCATCGTCACCACCTCGCCCGATGTGACGGTGTCGACCAATCTCGGCGCCTGGGTCAACCGGCGCGGCCTCTTCGCGCGCACCGAGATGGCCGACACCTTCAAGAAGGAGCGCATCGCCTCGACCTTCGCCTGGGAGTTCTCGCCGCAAGGCCAGCATTTCGAGCTCGGTATCGCGGAAATGAACCTCTTCATCATGCTGTCGGCATTGGGCCTCTCGCATTCGATCAATGGCGAGAGACTCATCCCCGTCGGCACGCTTTATGATCCCTTCATCGAGCGCGGCCTCGATGCCTTGAACTATGCCTGCTACCAGGATGCGCGCTTCATACTCGCCGCCACGCCGTCGGGTATCACGCTGGCGCCGGAAGGCGGCGCCCATCAGTCGATCGCGACGCCTTTGATCGGCATGGCGCAGGACGGGCTCGCCAGTTTCGAACCGGCCTTCGTCGATGAGCTGGCGGTGATCCTGCGTTTCGCCTTCGATTATGTCCAGCGCTCGGGGGAGGCGGAGGTCGACGAGACGACGTGGCTGCGTGATGCGGTGGGTGGCTCGATCTATCTGCGCCTGTCGACAAGGCCCATCGAGCAGCCGACCCGCGCCATGACGCCCGAGCTCGCCGAGGGCATCGTCAATGGCGGCTATTGGATGCGCAAACCCGGCCCCAATGCGCAGGTCGTCGTCGCCTATACGGGCTGTCTGGCGCCGGAAGCCATTGAGGCGGTGGGCCTCATGGCCGAGGACCGTCGCGATGTCGGCCTCCTCGCCGTCACTTCGGCCGATCGGCTCAATGCCGGCTGGACGGCGGCGCAGCGCGCCCGCGAGCATGGCCTCGTCCATGCGAAGAGCCATATCGAGCGTCTGCTCGCCGAGGTGCCATCGCATTGCCCGCTGGTCACGGTGATCGACGGCCATCCGGCGACGCTTGCCTGGCTCGGTGCCGTCCATGGCCACCGCACCCGCTCGCTGGGCGTGGAACATTTCGGCCAGACGGGCACGATCGCCGATCTTTACCGGCACTACGGCATCGATGTGAATGGCATCGTGGCGGCGGCCCAGGCCGTCTCGCCCGGCCGCCCGATCCGCCAGCTCAAGCTGATGAGCTGA
- a CDS encoding alpha/beta hydrolase yields the protein MKFLVALVSCFFMIMTGGALADGRPYELKGTQVWAVPDPVSGRTYEIFVNLPASYAQNPDRSYPVLYVTDSDYAFPVVRSITNRVRDDGRALEDFILVGLSYAVGDSPIFSRNRDYTPTPAGTSTSRSTGQSFVHGEAEAYRIYLQNQVLPFVQKKFRTDPQRLILMGHSYGGLFGAHVLLTEPTMFSDYVLGSPSFWYDKRYIFTAEQQYAAANSDLPANVFLYIGSFETVGNKPRYRKEIDMVGDMHKFAKKLESRNYPGLTVATDVVDGEDHLTVFPSGFTRGLLTVLPAKR from the coding sequence TTGAAATTTCTCGTTGCTTTGGTTTCTTGTTTTTTTATGATTATGACCGGAGGCGCGTTAGCCGATGGTCGGCCCTACGAGTTGAAGGGCACACAGGTCTGGGCCGTTCCGGACCCTGTTTCCGGGCGGACCTACGAAATTTTCGTGAACCTCCCGGCCTCCTACGCGCAGAACCCTGACCGCAGCTATCCTGTTCTCTATGTGACAGATTCCGACTATGCCTTCCCCGTCGTCCGTAGCATCACCAATCGTGTTCGCGATGACGGCAGGGCGCTGGAAGATTTCATCCTTGTCGGTTTGTCCTATGCCGTAGGTGACAGCCCCATCTTCAGCCGTAATCGCGACTACACACCGACGCCAGCAGGAACATCTACGAGCAGGAGCACAGGTCAGTCGTTCGTCCATGGGGAGGCTGAAGCCTATCGCATTTATCTTCAAAATCAGGTTCTGCCCTTTGTACAGAAGAAATTTCGCACGGATCCTCAGCGCCTTATTCTGATGGGGCATTCCTATGGCGGGCTGTTCGGGGCGCATGTCCTGCTGACCGAGCCAACCATGTTCAGCGACTATGTCCTCGGGAGCCCGTCATTCTGGTACGACAAGCGTTATATTTTCACGGCCGAGCAGCAATATGCCGCCGCAAATAGCGACCTTCCAGCCAACGTTTTCTTGTATATCGGTTCCTTTGAAACCGTCGGGAACAAGCCGCGCTATCGGAAAGAAATCGATATGGTCGGGGACATGCATAAATTCGCGAAGAAGCTTGAATCGCGGAACTATCCGGGTTTGACTGTCGCAACGGACGTTGTTGACGGTGAGGATCACCTTACGGTTTTCCCATCCGGCTTCACGCGTGGCCTTCTAACGGTGCTGCCAGCGAAGCGCTAG
- a CDS encoding LacI family DNA-binding transcriptional regulator — translation MAVTLRDVAQRAGVSAMTVSRVVNGNSRVDAETQRRVEEAMLGLDYIPNRLARSLVSQQTKTIGLIVPDVVNPFFAPVMRGAESTARKAGYRVLLCNSEGDLRLEREFIDDLVAHRAEGLLLAPASDHSRLALLRLLKGGFPLVLLDRALPDTDCDLVVSDNVAGARRLTEHLIGIGHRRIAHFTESDDVSTGRDRLEGYRQALEAAGIPISEDLIFRTTSDRIGGYRAAQMMLGLDPLPTAIFTVNNMTALGTMQALRERGLSVPEEIGLVCFDDVEHLAILSPFLTVIDQPGETFGSLGAQLLFERISGKAGNRSRRIILQADLIVRQSCCVNSGVPKRAI, via the coding sequence ATGGCCGTAACCCTTCGCGACGTCGCCCAGAGAGCCGGTGTCTCGGCAATGACCGTCTCGCGCGTGGTCAACGGCAACAGCAGGGTCGATGCCGAAACGCAGCGCCGGGTCGAAGAGGCGATGCTGGGCCTCGACTACATCCCCAACCGCCTGGCCCGCAGCCTCGTGTCGCAGCAGACAAAGACCATCGGGCTGATCGTGCCGGATGTGGTCAACCCGTTCTTCGCTCCCGTCATGAGAGGTGCTGAGAGCACGGCCCGCAAAGCGGGCTACCGCGTGCTTCTGTGCAACAGCGAGGGCGATCTCAGGCTGGAGCGCGAATTTATCGATGATCTCGTGGCGCACCGGGCCGAAGGCCTGCTGCTGGCGCCGGCCAGCGATCATTCGCGCCTCGCACTATTGCGGCTGCTGAAAGGCGGCTTTCCCCTCGTCCTGCTCGACCGGGCCCTGCCCGATACCGACTGCGATCTGGTGGTCAGCGACAATGTCGCGGGCGCACGGCGCCTCACCGAACATCTGATCGGGATCGGACATCGGCGCATCGCCCACTTCACCGAATCCGATGATGTCTCGACCGGGAGAGACCGCCTCGAAGGCTATCGCCAGGCGCTCGAAGCGGCAGGCATTCCGATCTCCGAGGATCTGATCTTCCGCACGACGTCGGACCGCATCGGCGGCTACCGCGCCGCGCAAATGATGCTCGGTCTAGATCCCCTGCCGACGGCGATCTTCACGGTGAACAACATGACGGCACTCGGCACCATGCAGGCTTTGCGCGAGCGCGGCCTGTCGGTGCCGGAAGAGATCGGCCTCGTCTGCTTCGACGATGTCGAACATCTCGCCATACTCTCACCCTTTCTCACCGTCATCGATCAGCCCGGAGAAACCTTCGGCAGCCTCGGCGCCCAACTGCTATTCGAACGCATATCCGGCAAGGCGGGAAATCGCAGCCGGCGCATCATATTGCAGGCCGATCTGATCGTGCGGCAATCCTGCTGCGTCAATAGCGGCGTGCCGAAGCGAGCTATTTGA
- a CDS encoding substrate-binding domain-containing protein, which translates to MTKHFAMLMVPLALAATIAVSVPALAAGDCKPGKTGKIAFMLKHQKAFRYLNADVPFFVKTAEAGGYQVLVQSADHDAAKQVAQAENVITQGVDAIVIQPVDFNVAASIAEKANEAGIPIASYDDLILGANQTAFIGRDPREGGASAARAVIAAVPKGNYALIGGDPGQTGSTQMQEGYHMIVDPLVAKGDIKIVLDQFSPGWKTEAAQAHAENALTQNNNAINAFLVSYDGMSVGVLQAIDGAGIAAGSIPVTGQDMELAAAQAIVEGRMFGSVWPAPDEMAVAGAKAAIAMAKCEDIGATDKINNKAADIPWVKTPIYLVSQKEMPEFVCTHQHWLDIKEVYKNVPDKMPKCN; encoded by the coding sequence ATGACCAAGCATTTCGCGATGTTGATGGTGCCTCTGGCTCTCGCCGCGACAATTGCCGTTTCGGTGCCCGCTTTGGCCGCGGGGGACTGCAAGCCGGGCAAGACCGGCAAGATCGCCTTCATGCTGAAGCACCAGAAGGCCTTCCGTTATCTCAATGCCGACGTGCCCTTCTTCGTCAAGACCGCCGAAGCGGGCGGCTATCAGGTTCTCGTTCAATCGGCCGATCATGACGCCGCCAAGCAGGTCGCCCAGGCGGAGAATGTCATTACCCAGGGCGTCGATGCCATCGTCATCCAGCCGGTTGATTTCAACGTCGCCGCTTCGATTGCCGAGAAGGCCAACGAGGCCGGCATTCCGATCGCCTCCTATGACGACTTGATCCTCGGGGCCAATCAGACGGCGTTCATCGGCCGCGACCCGCGCGAAGGCGGTGCGTCGGCGGCGCGTGCCGTAATCGCCGCGGTCCCCAAAGGCAATTATGCCCTGATCGGCGGAGACCCGGGGCAGACCGGATCGACCCAGATGCAGGAAGGCTATCACATGATCGTCGATCCGCTGGTCGCCAAAGGTGACATCAAGATCGTCCTCGATCAGTTCTCGCCGGGCTGGAAGACGGAAGCCGCGCAGGCCCATGCCGAGAATGCCCTGACCCAGAACAACAATGCCATCAATGCTTTCCTCGTCTCCTATGACGGCATGTCAGTGGGCGTGCTGCAGGCGATCGACGGCGCCGGCATCGCGGCAGGCTCGATCCCCGTCACCGGCCAGGATATGGAACTCGCGGCGGCTCAGGCCATCGTCGAAGGCCGCATGTTCGGCAGCGTGTGGCCGGCGCCCGATGAAATGGCGGTGGCCGGCGCCAAGGCGGCGATCGCCATGGCGAAATGCGAAGATATCGGCGCCACCGACAAGATCAACAACAAGGCCGCCGACATTCCCTGGGTGAAGACGCCGATCTATCTCGTCAGCCAGAAGGAAATGCCGGAATTCGTCTGCACCCACCAGCATTGGCTGGACATCAAGGAAGTCTACAAGAACGTTCCGGACAAGATGCCTAAATGCAACTGA
- a CDS encoding sugar ABC transporter ATP-binding protein, whose product MTADRAARDPSSVAALTAAHLSKRFPGVLAVDDVSLTINPGEIVALLGQNGAGKSTLIQMFAGLHPAGSFTGDIFLAGRPYHPRNVAEAEASGVALVPQEINVAPELSVAENLFLNAEPSRWGFLDYPLRLARTAEALRDFDLDIDPSLPMKALDLATQQLALIARALSKNVDLLILDEPTAALTEGEAQKLFERMRLLARRGMAIIFVTHRLAEVFSVSDRIIIMRDGRICGTHATADVTRAKVVAQMVGRTLAPVERRMTARLPAAISVEHLKVFDPDDEARLRVNDISLTVAQGEIVGLFGLVGSGCIEAAVALYGAWPGKREGAIALAGEPAALADPQESVSRGIGFMAQDRRDCLMLDQTVHDNTILASLGRLSSHGFIDEARARRTTGSLVHELAIKTRSIESWIGTLSGGNQQKVQVARWLAADARIFILVDPTRGVDIGARSEIKRLWARLAEAGRSILIASTDAEELVDICDRVLVLRARKAVGEVARGDLSEERILGMAADV is encoded by the coding sequence ATGACGGCGGATCGCGCGGCACGTGATCCTTCGTCCGTCGCCGCCCTGACGGCCGCGCATCTGAGCAAACGATTTCCCGGCGTCCTGGCAGTCGACGACGTCAGCCTCACCATAAATCCGGGTGAGATCGTCGCCCTGCTCGGCCAGAACGGCGCCGGCAAATCCACCCTGATCCAGATGTTCGCCGGCCTGCATCCCGCCGGCAGTTTCACTGGCGACATTTTTCTCGCCGGTCGACCCTATCACCCGCGCAACGTGGCGGAGGCGGAGGCCTCAGGCGTCGCGCTCGTGCCGCAGGAGATCAACGTCGCCCCGGAACTGTCGGTTGCCGAGAATCTATTTCTCAATGCCGAGCCGTCGCGCTGGGGATTTCTCGATTACCCGCTGCGTCTGGCGCGCACCGCCGAAGCCTTGCGCGATTTCGACCTCGATATCGATCCTTCACTGCCGATGAAGGCGCTTGATCTGGCGACCCAGCAGCTGGCGCTCATTGCCCGGGCGCTGTCGAAGAACGTCGATCTTCTCATTCTCGACGAGCCGACGGCGGCGCTCACCGAAGGCGAGGCCCAGAAGCTCTTCGAGCGCATGCGACTCCTGGCCCGGCGCGGCATGGCCATCATCTTTGTCACCCACCGCCTGGCGGAAGTCTTCTCGGTGTCCGATCGCATCATCATCATGCGCGATGGCCGCATCTGCGGCACGCATGCGACGGCGGACGTGACGCGCGCCAAAGTCGTCGCCCAGATGGTCGGCCGCACCCTGGCGCCGGTCGAAAGGCGAATGACCGCGAGATTGCCGGCTGCCATCTCCGTCGAGCATCTCAAGGTCTTCGATCCCGATGACGAGGCGCGGCTGCGGGTGAACGATATCTCGTTGACTGTGGCTCAGGGAGAGATCGTCGGCCTGTTTGGTCTGGTGGGCTCGGGGTGCATCGAGGCCGCTGTTGCTCTCTATGGAGCCTGGCCCGGCAAGCGCGAGGGAGCGATTGCCCTTGCGGGTGAGCCGGCCGCTCTTGCCGATCCGCAAGAATCCGTCTCGCGGGGCATCGGCTTCATGGCGCAGGACCGGCGTGACTGCCTGATGCTCGATCAGACCGTGCATGACAATACGATCCTCGCCAGCCTCGGAAGACTGTCGTCTCATGGCTTCATCGATGAGGCGCGGGCTAGGCGCACCACAGGCAGCCTCGTCCACGAGCTTGCCATCAAGACCAGGTCGATCGAAAGCTGGATCGGAACCTTGTCGGGCGGCAATCAGCAGAAGGTCCAGGTGGCGCGCTGGCTCGCGGCCGATGCGCGGATATTCATCCTGGTCGATCCGACGCGCGGCGTCGACATTGGCGCCCGCAGCGAGATCAAGCGTTTATGGGCGAGACTCGCTGAAGCGGGACGCAGTATTCTCATCGCCTCCACCGATGCCGAGGAACTGGTCGATATCTGCGACCGTGTCCTTGTCCTCAGGGCCCGCAAAGCCGTCGGCGAGGTCGCCCGCGGTGATCTGAGCGAAGAGCGCATTCTGGGAATGGCCGCCGATGTCTGA